From the Primulina tabacum isolate GXHZ01 chromosome 3, ASM2559414v2, whole genome shotgun sequence genome, one window contains:
- the LOC142538595 gene encoding uncharacterized protein LOC142538595 — MNQVADALSRKVQPKMLASLTISKVHEHLGTSGWTYQSKGDYFIVSSIQVEPQIVYKIKAAERTDPHVHRLKELTQTGQSDKFSVASDGCLRYNGRLVVPNLIDLKESILREAHCMKKEISDFVARCLTCQQVKAERMRPGGMLHSLEVPQ; from the exons ATGAATcaagttgcagatgctttgagcagaaaggttCAGCCTAAAATGTTGGCATCTTTGACTATTTCAAAGGTTCATGAGCATTTGGGAACTTCAGGATGGACTTATCAGTCTAAGGGCGACTACTTTATAGTTTCATCTATACAAGTTGAACCACAGATTGTTTATAAAATCAAAGCAGCAGAGAGAACTGATCCACATGTTCATAGATTGAAAGAATTAACTCAGACAGGTCAATCAGACAAGTTCAGTGTTGCTTCTGATGGATGTCTACGCTATAATGGTAGACTTGTGGTTCCAAATTTGATAGACTTAAAAGAATCTATACTTCGAGAAGCTCATT gtatgaagaaagagatTTCTGACTTTGTGGCTAGATGTTTGACGTGCCAACAGGTTAAAGCTGAGAGAATGAGACCTGGTGGTATGTTACATAGTCTTGAAGTGCCACAGTAG
- the LOC142539091 gene encoding cytochrome P450 734A1-like, which produces MVIHPPIPIQENMKDCSHLFCLLLISCTIPVLVLKIVIHLWWTPRKIGNHFKKQGIKGPNYQLLLGNMKELASLNSIASSQSMPFSHNIVPRVLSFYHHWKKIYGSMFVVWFGPTPRLTVSDPALVREIFVLKSELFEKNESPPLLRKIEGDGLLSLRGEKWAHHRKIIQPTFHTENLKLMIPMMAKSMEEALMGLSEKMSDLGKFEINVPNWFKNIVEHVITKVTFGSSFDDGRAIFELLEQQLCHANEAYQKFFVPGYRYLPTEKNRKCWGLEKEIRKSLLKLIDERRKATTRCELNECPNDLFEVMIKACFKGSEELSHSRITPDDIVEECKTIFFAGLHTTSNLLTWATVLLAMHPQWQEQAREEVLRVCGSRDTPTKHDLPKLKIMGMILNESLRLYPPAVAIIRRAEVDTQLGNLHILRGTELLIPILAIHHDSTLWRHDVHEFNPARFIKGVAHAAKHPMAFMPFGLGARRCIGQNLAILQAKLAVAMIVQRFSFELSPFYQHSPSVQMLLHPQHGAPIVFRKL; this is translated from the exons ATGGTAATTCACCCTCCAATACCCATTCAAGAAAATATGAAAGATTGCTCCCATTTGTTCTGCTTGCTTTTGATCTCATGTACTATACCAGTTTTAGTGCTAAAAATCGTGATTCATCTATGGTGGACACCAAGAAAAATTGGGAATCATTTCAAGAAACAAGGGATCAAGGGCCCAAACTACCAACTTCTGTTAGGCAACATGAAGGAGCTTGCTAGCTTGAATTCAATTGCTTCATCTCAATCCATGCCCTTCTCCCACAACATAGTACCGAGAGTTCTCTCCTTCTATCATCATTGGAAGAAAATTTACG GTTCGATGTTCGTTGTGTGGTTTGGACCAACACCTCGTCTCACAGTGTCTGATCCAGCCCTTGTTAGGgagatttttgtgttgaaatCGGAACTATTTGAGAAAAATGAATCCCCCCCACTTCTGAGGAAAATTGAAGGTGATGGTTTGTTGAGTCTCAGAGGAGAAAAATGGGCTCACCACAGAAAGATCATTCAACCTACTTTCCACACTGAGAATCTTAAG TTGATGATACCAATGATGGCGAAAAGCATGGAGGAAGCACTGATGGGATTGTCAGAGAAGATGTCAGATTTGGGcaaatttgaaataaatgttCCCAATTGGTTCAAAAATATAGTGGAACATGTCATTACAAAAGTCACATTCGGGAGCAGCTTCGACGACGGGAGAGCCATTTTTGAATTGCTAGAACAACAATTGTGCCATGCCAACGAAGCCTATCAGAAGTTTTTCGTTCCGGGttatag GTATTTGCCAACGGAGAAGAACAGGAAATGTTGGGGATTGGAAAAAGAAATCCGGAAGTCGTTACTGAAACTGATCGATGAACGGAGAAAAGCGACTACTCGGTGTGAGCTAAACGAATGTCCTAACGATTTATTCGAAGTCATGATAAAAGCGTGTTTCAAAGGCAGCGAGGAGTTGTCGCATTCGCGGATTACGCCAGACGACATCGTTGAGGAGTGCAAGACCATTTTCTTCGCAGGCCTGCATACGACGTCGAATCTGCTGACGTGGGCCACTGTCCTGCTAGCCATGCATCCCCAGTGGCAGGAACAGGCACGTGAGGAGGTCTTGAGGGTGTGTGGCTCACGTGACACCCCCACTAAACACGATCTCCCAAAGCTAAAAATA ATGGGAATGATCCTGAACGAATCATTGAGGCTATATCCACCGGCGGTAGCCATAATAAGACGAGCCGAAGTGGATACACAACTAGGAAATCTGCACATCTTGCGAGGGACTGAGCTCCTTATCCCCATCCTAGCCATTCATCACGACTCGACTCTCTGGCGCCACGATGTGCACGAGTTCAACCCCGCTAGATTCATCAAAGGTGTCGCCCACGCAGCCAAGCATCCGATGGCATTCATGCCGTTCGGGTTGGGCGCACGACGTTGCATTGGCCAGAACCTAGCCATATTACAAGCGAAACTAGCTGTGGCCATGATAGTACAACGCTTCTCGTTCGAGCTTTCGCCGTTTTATCAACATTCGCCTTCGGTTCAAATGCTTCTACACCCTCAACATGGTGCACCCATTGTGTTTCggaaattgtaa
- the LOC142538596 gene encoding uncharacterized protein LOC142538596: MTPGGRGRKGKEIAKESEAQNVRGLADIIRGRRGRPRGQVAQNVEEEVNQEPPRPERPGARHVAIEKEVEQLTQKVGEMQLIISQFQELRPPKFFGNESGEKAAGWLKSINHLFNLLEYSQDIKLKLAIYQLKDRAQLWWEATEEAMKNSGEIITWDAFRAHFTQEYAPPSYYAAKEEEFNQLVQGNKSVVEYASQFSALLPYVPHVARNDQAKLSRFLHGLQGTVHILVMTGSPNTYIQAVEKAKKIEASLLRGDPQPGPSSVSQGSGSSMSMPVDLPPYQSVQSYQQPKQQRYKVKGKQFKKKSQSSSSSSGSARGGGSVGSSSTVHCDRCGGRHFSSQCVGVQGTCHNCGQVGHYARVCPNVGRQHFQPQQLGQVPRGPVFRPYAPTPSFQQSSYPPPRGSIQQPFPGPQQAQVHALTQDQAQDAPGGVIAVATPSGVYLMSREIVLNCVIRFEGNIMITNLIKLAMTDFDCILGMDVLTNYRATVDCFHGVVRFRPYYGSKWNFYGYDSQSRIPLVSAMEMFRLLSIGNEGILIYALDATREERLKVSDIPVVKDFPYVFPDEIPGFPPQREIDLSIELMSGTNPISRAPYRLAPTELKELKEQLQDLLEKGYIRPSMSPWGAPVLFVKKKDGTMRISKKQHEEHLKLVLQTLREAQLYAKFSKCEFWFDRVLFLGHVISAQGVSVDPSKVEDVINWPKPTNVSEIRSFLGLAGYYRRFIEGFSRIARPMTQLTQKDRRFVWTAECESSFRTLKEKLTTSPVLALPSGSGGFVVCTDASLNGLGCVLMQNG; encoded by the exons ATGACACCTGGAGGAAGAGgtagaaaaggaaaagaaatagCGAAAGAATCTGAGGCGCAAAATGTTCGAGGACTTGCAGATATCATTAGAGGTAGACGTGGTCGACCTCGAGGACAAGTCGCTCAAAATGTTGAAGAAGAAGTGAACCAAGAACCTCCTCGACCTGAAAGACCTGGAGCTAGACATGTAGCGATAGAGAAAGAAGTGGAACAGCTGACACAGAAAGTTGGAGAAATGCAgttaataatttctcagtttcaAGAATTACGTCCTCCAAAATTCTTTGGCAACGAGAGCGGAGAAAAAGCAGCAGGCTGGCTGAAAAGTATAAATCATCTATTTAATTTGTTGGAGTATTCCCAAGATATTAAATTGAAGCTTGCCATCTACCAACTTAAAGACCGAGCACAACTCTGGTGGGAAGCCACAGAGGAAGCAATGAAGAACTCTGGTGAAATTATTACTTGGGATGCTTTTCGTGCTCACTTTACCCAAGAATATGCACCACCATCATATTATGCTGCTAAAGAAGAAGAGTTCAATCAGTTGGTGCAGGGAAACAAATCAGTGGTGGAATATGCTTCACAGTTTTCTGCTCTTTTGCCCTATGTTCCACATGTTGCCAGGAATGATCAGGCTAAGCTATCACGTTTTCTGCACGGGTTGCAGGGGACTGTTCATATTTTGGTAATGACTGGATCGCCTAATACGTATATTCAAGCAGTGGAAAAGGCGAAGAAAATTGAAGCAAGTTTGCTCAGAGGAGACCCACAACCAGGTCCATCATCTGTTTCTCAGGGATCTGGAAGTAGTATGTCAATGCCAGTGGATTTACCTCCATATCAGTCTGTACAGTCATACCAACAACCCAAACAGCAGAGGTACAAAGTAaaaggaaagcaattcaagaagaagTCTCAATCCAGCTCTTCCAGTTCAGGCAGTGCACGAGGGGGAGGTTCTGTTGGGTCGTCTAGCACTGTGCATTGTGATCGATGTGGTGGTCGACATTTTAGTTCCCAATGTGTAGGAGTTCAGGGGACTTGTCATAATTGTGGTCAGGTTGGACATTACGCCAGGGTATGTCCTAATGTAGGGAGACAGCATTTCCAGCCACAGCAGCTTGGTCAAGTTCCCCGTGGACCAGTCTTTAGACCATATGCTCCTACTCCATCATTTCAGCAGTCTAGTTACCCACCTCCCAGAGGTTCTATTCAGCAGCCATTTCCAGGGCCACAGCAAGCCCAAGTCCATGCTTTGACTCAGGACCAGGCTCAGGATGCACCAGGAggagtgattgcag TTGCTACTCCTTCCGGTGTATATTTGATGTCCCGTGAGATAGTTTTGAACTGTGTGATTAGATTTGAGGGTAATATTATGATAACAAATCTAATCAAATTAGCcatgactgattttgactgtattctgGGTATGGATGTGTTGACGAATTATCGAGCCACTGTGGATTGTTTCcatggagttgtcagatttagaCCATATTATGGCAgcaaatggaatttttatggttaTGATTCACAGTCTCGAATTCCATTAGTATCTGCAATGGAAATGTTCAGGTTGTTGTCAATCGGCAATGAAGGAATTTTGATCTATGCTCTTGATGCAACACGGGAAGAACGATTAAAAGTTTCAGACATTCCCGTTGTCAAGGATTTTCCatatgtatttcctgatgagattccaggtttTCCACCTCAAAGGGAAATAGATCTTAGCATTGAATTAATGTCAGGGACAAATCCCATTTCTAGAGCACCATATCGTTTAGCTCCaacagagttgaaagaactcaaggaACAGCTACAGGATTTACTGGAGAAAGGCTATATCAGACCCAGTATGTCGCCCTGGggagctccagtattgtttgtgaagaagaaagacggaacgATGAGAAT ATCAAAGAAACAACACGAAGAACATTTGAAATTAGTTCTCCAAACACTCAGAGAAGCGCAATTGTATGCCAAATTTtctaagtgtgagttctggttcgACAGAGTTTTATTTTTAGGCCATGTTATATCTGCACAAGGagtatctgttgatcctagtaaagtTGAAGATGTTATCAATTGGCCTAAACCAACCAATGTGTCTGAGATTCGAAGCTTTTTGGGATTAGCTGGGTACTATAGGCGTTTCATTGAGGGATTTTCTAGAATAGCTAGGCCTAtgacccagttgacacagaaagatCGACGTTTTGTATGGACTGCAGAATGTGAGTCTAGTTTTCGgactttgaaagaaaaattgacCACATCTCCAGTGCTAGCTTTGCCTTCAGGCTCAGGTGGATTTGTTGTCTGTACAGATGCTTCCCTAAATGgactgggttgtgttttgatgcaaaatggATGA